A genomic segment from Bacillus cereus G9842 encodes:
- the hblB gene encoding hemolysin BL regulatory component HblB, with the protein MMKKIPNKLLAVSAFLTITTTYAVIPLETFAIEIEQTNTENISLSANEEQMKKALQDAGLFAKAMNEYSYLLINNPDVSFEGITINGNADLPSKIVQDQKNARAHAVTWNTQVKKQLFDTLTGIIEYDTKFENYYETLVEAINTGNGDTLKKGITDLQGGIQQNQKSAKALIEELIQLKNAIGEDVRTFGSHKETLQSILKKQGADVEADQKRLEDLLGQVKYQKDIESKGLDMVKIPFIPTLIAGGIMIGDARGKLGWLEPELAKLRQTVDYKITLNRVVGVAFHNISDMHSMLDSAITALTYMSTQWEDLDSQYSGVMGHIDKADQKADQNKYKFLTPSLNAAKNSWKTLKTDVVTLQEGIKIAEKKEQDFLNQLRPSNVFYFYKKIHNAYTFEIKTGTNAPNASYKVMNLTKNTVHNMWSGGANTNMWADWLSFNPNDEFAVVAVVDGKEYVVYKDKIQNIMN; encoded by the coding sequence ATGATGAAAAAAATCCCTAATAAACTACTCGCTGTATCAGCGTTTTTAACTATAACAACTACTTATGCAGTCATACCACTAGAAACTTTTGCGATTGAAATTGAACAAACGAACACTGAAAATATATCTCTTTCAGCAAATGAAGAACAGATGAAAAAAGCTTTGCAAGATGCTGGTTTATTTGCAAAAGCTATGAATGAATATTCTTATTTGCTAATTAATAATCCAGATGTGAGTTTTGAAGGAATAACTATTAATGGAAATGCAGATTTACCTAGTAAAATTGTACAAGATCAAAAGAATGCAAGAGCACATGCTGTTACATGGAATACACAAGTAAAAAAACAGCTTTTTGATACATTGACAGGCATTATAGAATACGATACAAAATTTGAAAATTATTATGAAACATTAGTAGAGGCGATTAATACTGGAAATGGAGATACTTTAAAAAAAGGGATTACAGATTTACAGGGAGGAATTCAACAAAATCAAAAGTCTGCAAAAGCATTAATAGAAGAATTAATTCAATTAAAAAATGCTATTGGAGAAGATGTTAGAACATTTGGAAGTCATAAAGAGACATTGCAATCGATTTTAAAAAAACAAGGTGCTGATGTGGAGGCTGACCAAAAGCGTCTAGAGGACCTTTTAGGACAAGTAAAATATCAGAAAGACATAGAATCTAAGGGGTTAGACATGGTGAAAATCCCCTTTATTCCAACCTTGATTGCTGGTGGCATAATGATAGGTGATGCAAGAGGTAAGTTAGGTTGGCTAGAACCTGAATTAGCAAAATTGCGTCAGACTGTAGATTATAAAATAACATTGAATCGTGTAGTTGGAGTTGCATTTCATAATATTAGTGATATGCATAGTATGCTTGATAGTGCTATCACTGCTCTTACTTATATGTCTACGCAATGGGAGGATTTAGATTCTCAATATTCGGGTGTAATGGGACATATTGATAAAGCTGATCAAAAAGCTGATCAAAATAAATATAAATTCTTAACCCCTAGCTTGAATGCAGCGAAAAACAGTTGGAAAACATTAAAAACAGATGTTGTCACTTTGCAAGAAGGGATAAAAATTGCAGAGAAAAAAGAACAGGATTTTTTGAATCAGCTTCGTCCATCAAACGTTTTCTACTTTTATAAAAAAATTCATAACGCATACACTTTTGAAATAAAGACTGGAACAAATGCGCCAAATGCGTCTTATAAAGTTATGAATTTAACTAAAAACACTGTTCATAATATGTGGAGTGGAGGGGCTAATACTAACATGTGGGCTGATTGGCTTTCATTCAATCCAAATGATGAATTTGCGGTAGTAGCAGTAGTGGATGGTAAAGAATATGTTGTGTATAAAGACAAAATACAAAATATAATGAACTGA
- the hblA gene encoding hemolysin BL binding component B produces the protein MIKKIPYKLLAVSTLLTITTANVVSPVTTFASEIEQTNNGDTTLSANEARMKETLQKAGLFAKSMNAYSYMLIKNPDVNFEGITINGYVDLPGRIVQDQKNARAHAVTWDTKVKKQLLDTLNGIVEYDTTFDNYYETMVEAINTGDGETLKEGITDLRGEIQQNQKYAQQLIEELTKLRDSIGHDVRAFGSNKELLQSILKNQGADVDADQKRLEEVLGSVNYYKQLESDGFNVMKGAILGLPIIGGIIVGVARDNLGKLEPLLAELRQTVDYKVTLNRVVGVAYSNINEMHKALDDAINALTYMSTQWHDLDSQYSGVLGHIENAAQKADQNKFKFLKPNLNAAKDSWKTLRTDAVTLKEGIKELKVETVTPQK, from the coding sequence ATGATAAAAAAAATCCCTTATAAATTACTCGCTGTATCGACGCTATTAACTATTACAACTGCTAATGTAGTTTCACCAGTAACAACTTTTGCAAGTGAAATTGAACAAACGAACAATGGAGATACGACTCTTTCTGCAAATGAAGCGAGAATGAAAGAGACCTTGCAAAAGGCTGGATTATTTGCAAAATCTATGAATGCCTATTCTTATATGTTAATTAAGAATCCTGATGTGAATTTTGAGGGAATTACCATTAATGGATATGTAGATTTACCTGGTAGAATCGTACAAGATCAAAAGAATGCAAGGGCACATGCTGTTACTTGGGATACGAAAGTAAAAAAACAGCTTTTAGATACATTGAATGGTATTGTTGAATACGATACAACATTTGACAATTATTATGAAACAATGGTAGAAGCGATTAATACAGGGGATGGAGAAACTTTAAAAGAAGGGATTACAGATTTGCGAGGTGAAATTCAACAAAATCAAAAGTATGCACAACAACTAATAGAAGAATTAACTAAATTAAGAGACTCTATTGGACATGATGTTAGAGCTTTTGGAAGTAATAAAGAGCTCTTGCAGTCAATTTTAAAAAATCAAGGTGCAGATGTTGATGCCGATCAAAAGCGTCTAGAAGAAGTATTAGGATCAGTAAACTATTATAAACAATTAGAATCTGATGGGTTTAATGTAATGAAGGGTGCTATTTTGGGTCTACCAATAATTGGCGGTATTATAGTGGGAGTAGCAAGGGATAATTTAGGTAAGTTAGAGCCTTTATTAGCAGAATTACGTCAGACTGTGGATTATAAAGTAACCTTAAATCGTGTAGTTGGAGTTGCTTACAGTAATATTAATGAAATGCACAAGGCGCTTGATGATGCTATTAACGCTCTTACTTATATGTCCACGCAGTGGCATGATTTAGATTCTCAATATTCGGGCGTTCTAGGGCATATTGAGAATGCAGCTCAAAAAGCCGATCAAAATAAATTTAAATTCTTAAAACCTAATTTAAATGCAGCGAAAGACAGTTGGAAAACATTACGAACAGATGCTGTTACATTAAAAGAAGGAATAAAGGAATTAAAAGTGGAAACTGTTACTCCACAAAAATAG
- the hblD gene encoding hemolytic enterotoxin HBL lytic component L1, whose product MKKFPFKVLTLATLATVITATTGNTIHAFAQETTAQEQKVGNYALGPEGLKKALAETGSHILVMDLYAKTMIKQPNVNLSNIDLGSEGGELLKNIHLNQELSRINANYWLDTAKPQIQKTARNIVNYDEQFQNYYDTLVETVQKKDKAGLKEGINDLITTINTNSKEVTDVIKMLQDFKGKLYQNSTDFKNNVGGPDGKGGLTAILAGQQATIPQLQAEIEQLRSTQKKHFDDVLAWSIGGGLGAAILVIAAIGGAVVIVVTGGTATPAVVGGLSALGAAGIGLGTAAGVTASKHMDSYNEISNKIGELSMKADRANQAVLSLTNAKETLAYLYQTVDQAILSLTNIQKQWNTMGANYTDLLDNIDSMQDHKFSLIPDDLKAAKESWNDIHKDAEFISKDIAFKQE is encoded by the coding sequence ATGAAAAAATTTCCATTCAAAGTACTAACTTTAGCTACATTAGCAACTGTTATAACTGCTACTACCGGTAACACTATTCATGCATTTGCACAAGAAACGACCGCTCAAGAACAAAAAGTAGGCAATTATGCATTAGGCCCCGAAGGACTGAAGAAAGCATTAGCTGAAACAGGGTCTCATATTCTAGTAATGGATTTATACGCAAAAACAATGATTAAGCAACCAAATGTAAATTTATCTAATATCGATTTAGGCTCAGAGGGGGGAGAGTTGCTCAAAAATATTCACCTTAATCAAGAGCTGTCACGAATCAATGCGAATTACTGGTTAGATACAGCGAAGCCACAGATTCAAAAAACTGCTCGTAATATTGTAAATTACGATGAACAATTTCAAAATTATTACGACACATTAGTAGAAACTGTACAAAAGAAAGATAAGGCAGGTCTAAAAGAGGGTATAAATGATTTAATTACTACAATCAATACAAATTCAAAAGAAGTTACAGATGTGATTAAGATGCTACAAGACTTCAAAGGGAAACTATATCAAAATTCTACAGATTTTAAAAATAATGTTGGTGGTCCAGATGGGAAAGGTGGATTAACTGCAATATTAGCAGGTCAACAGGCAACGATTCCACAACTTCAAGCTGAAATTGAGCAACTTCGTTCTACACAGAAAAAACATTTTGATGATGTATTAGCATGGTCAATTGGTGGTGGATTGGGAGCAGCTATTTTAGTTATTGCAGCTATTGGAGGAGCGGTAGTTATTGTTGTAACTGGCGGTACAGCAACACCGGCTGTTGTTGGTGGACTCTCGGCTCTTGGTGCAGCTGGTATCGGTCTAGGAACTGCGGCTGGTGTCACAGCATCTAAGCATATGGACTCCTATAATGAAATTTCTAACAAAATCGGAGAATTAAGTATGAAAGCAGATCGTGCTAATCAAGCAGTTCTTTCGCTTACTAACGCGAAAGAAACATTGGCATATTTATATCAGACTGTAGATCAAGCGATATTGTCTCTAACAAATATTCAAAAGCAATGGAATACAATGGGCGCAAATTATACAGATTTACTGGATAATATCGATTCTATGCAAGACCACAAATTCTCTTTAATACCAGATGATTTAAAAGCCGCTAAAGAAAGTTGGAATGATATTCATAAAGATGCAGAATTCATTTCAAAAGATATTGCTTTTAAACAGGAGTAG
- the hblC gene encoding hemolytic enterotoxin HBL lytic component L2, whose protein sequence is MKTKIMTGLLVTSIVTGATIPINTLATPIVQAETQQEGMDISSSLRKLGAQSKLIQTYIDQSLMSPNVQLEEVPALNTNQFLIKQDMKEWSSELYPQLILLNSKSKGFVTKFNSYYPTLKSFVDNKEDREGFSDRLEVLQEMAMTNQENAQRQINELTDLKLQLDKKLKDFDTNVATAQGILSTDGTGKIDQLKNEILNTKKAIQNDLQQIALIPGALNEQGFAIFKEVYSLSKEIIEPAAQAGVAAYNKGKEINNSILEAEKKAAQEATEQGKTALEIESAKKAAREAIEKSKQGEIAAAAAAKTQEYDLMKVIDTEKIKKTFGVFAEVNKLTAEQRAYLDDLEKQNQKIYDLTTKLSIADLQKSMLLLTQNDLHTFANQVDVELDLLKRYKEDLNLIKNSITKLSTNVDTTNEQSQKDTLRQLKNVISYLEEQVYKF, encoded by the coding sequence ATGAAAACTAAAATAATGACAGGATTATTAGTCACATCCATTGTAACTGGAGCAACTATTCCTATCAATACTCTCGCAACACCAATCGTTCAAGCGGAAACTCAACAGGAAGGCATGGATATTTCCTCTTCATTACGAAAATTAGGTGCGCAATCTAAATTAATCCAAACGTATATTGATCAATCTTTAATGAGTCCTAATGTACAGCTAGAGGAAGTCCCAGCTTTAAATACCAATCAATTCCTAATCAAACAAGATATGAAGGAATGGTCATCGGAACTCTATCCACAGTTAATTCTATTAAATTCAAAAAGTAAAGGATTTGTAACAAAATTTAATAGTTATTACCCGACATTAAAATCGTTTGTAGACAATAAAGAAGATAGAGAAGGGTTTTCGGATAGACTTGAAGTACTTCAAGAAATGGCTATGACGAATCAAGAAAATGCGCAACGACAAATCAATGAATTAACAGATCTTAAATTACAGCTTGATAAAAAATTAAAAGATTTTGATACTAATGTGGCAACTGCGCAAGGCATACTAAGTACAGATGGAACAGGAAAAATAGATCAGTTAAAAAATGAAATATTAAATACCAAAAAAGCAATTCAAAATGATTTACAGCAAATTGCATTAATACCAGGAGCTTTAAATGAGCAGGGATTTGCTATATTCAAAGAAGTTTATAGTCTTTCAAAAGAAATTATTGAACCAGCTGCTCAAGCAGGGGTGGCAGCGTATAACAAAGGAAAAGAAATTAACAACTCTATTCTAGAAGCGGAGAAAAAAGCGGCGCAAGAAGCGACAGAACAAGGTAAAACTGCTCTAGAGATTGAATCAGCAAAAAAAGCAGCTCGTGAAGCAATTGAGAAAAGCAAACAAGGTGAAATAGCAGCCGCAGCCGCAGCAAAAACACAAGAGTATGACCTGATGAAGGTCATTGATACCGAAAAGATTAAGAAAACATTTGGCGTTTTTGCTGAAGTAAATAAATTAACAGCAGAACAGCGAGCATATTTAGATGATTTAGAGAAACAAAATCAAAAAATATATGATTTAACAACGAAACTATCAATAGCTGATTTACAAAAATCAATGCTTCTTCTTACACAAAATGATTTGCATACGTTTGCAAATCAAGTAGATGTAGAACTGGATCTACTAAAGCGCTATAAAGAAGATTTAAATCTAATAAAAAATAGCATTACAAAATTATCTACTAATGTTGATACAACTAACGAGCAGTCTCAAAAAGATACATTAAGACAATTAAAAAATGTAATAAGTTACCTTGAAGAACAAGTATATAAATTTTAA
- a CDS encoding alpha/beta-type small acid-soluble spore protein produces the protein MNIQRYESNTKEILISATTSTIEQIKYEIAFELGVTLGPDTSHHLQMVRIGGEITKRLVRMADKQLTGQYRLH, from the coding sequence ATAAATATTCAAAGATACGAAAGTAATACAAAGGAAATTCTTATTTCTGCTACTACAAGTACTATTGAGCAAATAAAGTATGAAATTGCTTTTGAACTAGGAGTCACACTGGGACCTGATACATCACATCATCTGCAAATGGTTCGGATCGGTGGAGAGATTACAAAACGCTTAGTTCGAATGGCTGATAAACAGTTAACAGGTCAATACAGATTACACTAA